In Solanum stenotomum isolate F172 unplaced genomic scaffold, ASM1918654v1 scaffold13265, whole genome shotgun sequence, the genomic stretch attcatataataattgtctcaataatgatgtttttcaatgttgaaatgATAAAATcttgtttaaaaataataatttaagaaagtatttgaaaaaattatttataaaaaaaaatattaagtaataatttacatctaaaaatttagaaaaataaataaatacagataaaatttatttaaattttaggcctctaattaaaattttgcttTAGGCCTCGAATTATGTTGAGCCGCCCCTAACTAAGCCTTCAATGTTAAGCTTTGACATTTTAGGGTTCAAGACTTGTACAAATTACTCACTCCGTTCACTTTATTTGTCACAGTTTGACCTAGCACACccattaagaaaacaattaatgatatagatattttatcaaactatcccttattaaatgatgtcttgaaaaatgatttgaaaaaataagtATCTAATGTTGAGGGTAtaatatggaaaaaattatcttttcttgatatgtcaaaatgacaagtaaaaatgaaaatttattttagaaataagtgacaaataaaaatggagagTAATACAACTATTTGGGACTAATTGTTTGAGGGTGTTCGGATTGGAACCCGAGGAGCTCTTGTTAGAATTTTGGAATCCGAAAATCATCTCATAAAACGTTTTAGGCTCTACTTTATGTTATAGAATTCAATGATAAAAAGGTAAAAGGCTAGTAAACATATATAGAACATTACTGTTAATAACGTTTTAGAATTCATACTTGAAATGATATTCACAAAAGTTCATCAGGCGTGAATTATATAAGtcaattatcatattatgttattattttactatagctccaaaattatttttctgatttattaattattaaaaaaaatgtcttatttttatgtaataaaaATGACGAATCTTGGACATAATGTGATGGTTGCTTTGTATTGGGTTGGAGAAATAATTACTGAAATGAACTGATTCAAGTATACTAAATGTGTTTGAATGACTAACTATATTGAATTGGTTAGATTGTTGCATGATAAAATGAGAACAAATAGTGAAAATATTCAAATGGATAGTTCCGAAAAATATTCATGTTCAATTCAAGGTAACGTGAAAATAACCAATCTTTATATTATTGGTGAAAAATATCCATGTTCAATTCAAGATAACTAACAGTGTTATTTAGGATGATAATAAGTGTAAATGATAGATAATGGTAATAACAATTGACTACGGTGATGGACATCGATTTTGTTATTATTGAGTACGGTAATGTTGGATGGTGGACATTGGACAGTTTAGTACTAGAATATTGGCTTAAATGAAATTGCCTTGGCTTAAGCTTTTCATTAGTGTATTTCTATTGGAAGCAGACATAATCAAAAGAAAGCTTGGGCCGAATGGAAGGGGCTTGCAACGATGGAAGACTTGCATAGAAAGAACATTTGTAAGAACAATTATTATTGTGTCTCAATCTCAAATGAGTTGGAGTTAGAAttcttatttcttcatttatAATGAAAATCAATAGAATCACCTATTCATTGTCTTCCTTCACTGTTATGTCTTTTAACTTCTTGAAGATACCTTTAACTCTCCATATTTTAGTATGATCATTTTATCCATAATTTCTGTTGTGTATTAGAGCTCATTACAATAACTCTGCTAATGTATTTTCCATTCTTTCAACATATGACCATCTGTATATATCAAATTCGAAGCACCTTTCGCCTCCTCTTAAGATTTACGAAAACAATTCCACAACATACATCCGCCATCAAGTCAAATAAACCAACAAAAACATCAACACTAGATGTGGCTGACATGCAATCTGAGTTACAATACATAACTTAATGATTCACATCAACGCAAGACAAAGAAACCTAAATAACTATGAGTAGGAAACCAATACTGGAGACCAAAAATGGCTAGTACTTTTGAGCTGGTTTTTGGGTAGGAAGCAAACCAAAACGCTTCTTCAGAAGCACTCTTTGCCTTGAAAATTTATCATCTGGCGAAAAGCG encodes the following:
- the LOC125850044 gene encoding H/ACA ribonucleoprotein complex subunit 3-like protein is translated as KESPLGLATQSAHPARFSPDDKFSRQRVLLKKRFGLLPTQKPAQKY